A window of Candidatus Dadabacteria bacterium genomic DNA:
CTCAATGTGATAGCGGGTGTTTTCCTCGCCCTGCTCTTCGGCAATCACGGCGGAATGCTTTTTGTAAGCGTCTCCCCAGTTTTTAACCTGAACCCGGAAATCCGCCACGTACTCGGTTATTTCCTCGATACGAAATCCGGCCGATTCAAGCTTTTCCCTGTAACTTTGAAGCGAGTCGTAATATTGCGGGATAAGATAGCCCCTGGCCATCTTCTCTTTTGTTTCCTCGTCACCGGATATCTCGAAGGTGCCGCTTAGAAACGCCCACGTTCCGGAAGGCTTAAGCACCCTGAGAACTTCCCTGAAAAGACCCGTCTTGTCAGAAAACACGTTCATCACGTTAAGACTTATTGCCAAGTCAAATGTGTTTTCTGTAAACGGCATTTCCATCGCGTCGCCCAGATAAAATTCCGTTTGTTCCTCAAGCCCGGAGTTTTTCGCGAGTTTTCCTGATACGTCGACTCCCACTTCGTTAATTTCTATTCCGGATACCCTGCATCCGGTCCTGTCGGCTATGTATATCGCGGGACCGCCCGCTCCGCTTCCCACGTCAAGAACATGCGTTGTTTTCTCTATGCAGAACCTGGGGATCAACTGATCAAGATAACGGGGAGTAATGAACGACTGCTGTCCTATGTCATCCTCTATTCCCCATATGGATTCTCTTATGAGCCTGTTTGCGGGACTGTCGAGCTGGTGAAGCTCGGAATAATCTACCCCTATCCGTTTTTCGTTCATCCGCAGTATGGTGCCTCCGATTGAATTTCAGGAATTTTCGTAATTGAATCTACACTCTAACTGGCTAAACGCAATAAGCGATCCTTGAGCAGAGCGTCATTTGCTGCTGAGTGCGCAATGGGACTGAATTCTGAGACGCTGCGACGTGTTTCGGCCGGACCGGCATCTCATCACTAATATGCGAACCGCTCATTTGGCCGGATGTTCGATTTTTCCGCCAAAACGGCGGAGAACTCTCTTTAGGTGGGCACGGAAAAGAATTTTCGGAATTGACCGACGGCGGGGTGAAAAAAAAGAGGAGGTACTAAAAAGAACCTTTCGGATTCCCTTCAAGTACCTCCCCAATTAAATTGATCAAAACGCTAAAGACTCTAAAACAGCAAACCGAAGTCCGACAGACTCCTAGAATATCTGAACGTCAAAGTCATAACGGAAACCGAGGCTTAAAGTATTTACGTCATCGCCCTCATCTTCGTCAGCTAATACCCATTCGGCAAAGACATCTAAGGCGGGATGTACTTCTTTAATCAAAGTAACGTTATAGATCATCCTTTCGCTTCCGTCGTCTGGATCAGACATGAAAAAGCCCGCGAGCAATTTAACGCTACCCATAGTGTAGGCGGAGGCTACGTCGAGAGTAAAGGGGTTCATTTCAGTGCCGTCATCGTAATTGTCCGTTATGTACTGGTAAGTAACGGCGAGGTACAGATTCTCGATTACATTCAGACTGCCGCCGACACCGAAGAAATTTCTCTCAACGTTGTCGTCGTCCCTGTTCTGCCGCAAGTAAGATGCGCCGATGTAGATCGGGCCGGAACTGAAGCCCGCGCCGATCGAAGCCGCGTCAACGCTGTCGGCATTAGAGGCGGAGGCATCGGAGGCATAGTAAGCATCGTTCTCGACCTCACCATCTACCTGCATACCCGCGTTTACCTTTAAACCCGCAATACTGTGTGAGTATGTTACCAAGTTGGTGCTCCGGAAAGGACCCTCATGATCATATCCGAAGGGGCTTCCGCGATGGTAAAAAATGTCGGTTACTTCGGCTACAGTGTTAAAATAGGGATCCCACTGCTTACCGATAGCTACCATCCCCAGATCCTCGCTTTTAATACCCACGTAAGCCTGGCGCGCGTCGCCGAAATTGCCGTTTTGCTCAATATCAACATCCCACTCTCCGTGCAACACTGCGGACAGACTTTCGGTTATCTGCGTGGTGGCTTTGATACCGACTCGTGAAAGCGCGTCGGTGATGTCGGTTGAGCTCCCGTCACTGTTTTCATAGGTAAGCCTTGGCCAGAATCTGCCGTAGATTGAAACATCGGTATCCTTAACCAGTGCTTCCCCAGCCATTGCTTCTTCGGCCATCGGTTCCTCGGCCTCTCCCCCGCCTGCAAATGCTGAAAGCGGTACTGCCAACATGCCGGATGCCAGCAGACAAATCATTAAAACCCTTTTGATAAAGTAATTCATTTTTCTCCTCCTTTTATCATAAGGTGCAATATATTCAGTCAGTTAAAAATCTATCATGTCCAACTCTTCAAGGTGAAACAAACGCAGACAGCTTTGAAAACCATCTGGGGGGGTGACAGCAGTAAATCTGTTTAAGCTCGGTACTGTAATCGGCCCATGTAGGTTCACCCAACATATC
This region includes:
- a CDS encoding methyltransferase domain-containing protein, yielding MNEKRIGVDYSELHQLDSPANRLIRESIWGIEDDIGQQSFITPRYLDQLIPRFCIEKTTHVLDVGSGAGGPAIYIADRTGCRVSGIEINEVGVDVSGKLAKNSGLEEQTEFYLGDAMEMPFTENTFDLAISLNVMNVFSDKTGLFREVLRVLKPSGTWAFLSGTFEISGDEETKEKMARGYLIPQYYDSLQSYREKLESAGFRIEEITEYVADFRVQVKNWGDAYKKHSAVIAEEQGEENTRYHIEYFDTYLGLVDEGRASNHLVICSKPE
- a CDS encoding porin, producing the protein MNYFIKRVLMICLLASGMLAVPLSAFAGGGEAEEPMAEEAMAGEALVKDTDVSIYGRFWPRLTYENSDGSSTDITDALSRVGIKATTQITESLSAVLHGEWDVDIEQNGNFGDARQAYVGIKSEDLGMVAIGKQWDPYFNTVAEVTDIFYHRGSPFGYDHEGPFRSTNLVTYSHSIAGLKVNAGMQVDGEVENDAYYASDASASNADSVDAASIGAGFSSGPIYIGASYLRQNRDDDNVERNFFGVGGSLNVIENLYLAVTYQYITDNYDDGTEMNPFTLDVASAYTMGSVKLLAGFFMSDPDDGSERMIYNVTLIKEVHPALDVFAEWVLADEDEGDDVNTLSLGFRYDFDVQIF